In Nocardia asteroides, a single genomic region encodes these proteins:
- a CDS encoding enoyl-CoA hydratase-related protein: MTIRVTKENAVRRIALDRPDRRNAVDAKTLILLREAVEAAAADPAVRVIVLAGEGRTFCSGGDLGADDPFDTDATARTLDAATGLVTAIRAAPRPVVAELRGPAIGVGVSLALAADIAVARADSYLRTPFTAVGLMPDGGATALVAAAAGRTVAMRLFALGAKIGAHEAERHGLIAAAFAVDTFDAEFAAVVATLRDSSLDAFARTKHAVHAATLPHLEAAFAREREGQLALAGGPDFRQAVTAFAAKRPALFHRPA, from the coding sequence GTGACCATCCGGGTGACCAAAGAGAACGCTGTCCGCCGCATCGCACTCGACCGCCCCGACCGCCGCAACGCCGTCGACGCGAAGACGTTGATTCTGCTGCGTGAAGCCGTCGAAGCGGCCGCTGCGGACCCGGCGGTGCGCGTCATCGTCCTCGCCGGCGAAGGCCGGACCTTCTGCTCCGGCGGCGACCTCGGCGCCGACGACCCCTTCGACACCGACGCCACCGCCCGCACCCTCGACGCCGCCACCGGCCTCGTCACCGCCATCCGCGCGGCCCCGCGTCCGGTGGTCGCCGAACTCCGCGGCCCGGCCATCGGCGTCGGCGTCTCCCTCGCACTGGCCGCCGATATCGCCGTCGCCCGCGCCGACAGCTACCTGCGCACCCCCTTCACCGCGGTCGGCCTCATGCCCGACGGCGGCGCCACCGCCCTGGTCGCCGCGGCGGCGGGCCGCACCGTCGCCATGCGCCTGTTCGCGCTCGGCGCGAAGATCGGCGCGCACGAGGCCGAACGCCACGGCCTCATCGCCGCCGCCTTCGCCGTCGACACCTTCGACGCCGAGTTCGCCGCCGTCGTCGCCACCCTGCGTGACAGCTCGCTCGACGCCTTCGCGCGCACCAAACACGCCGTGCACGCCGCCACCCTCCCGCACCTGGAGGCCGCTTTCGCCCGCGAACGGGAAGGCCAGCTCGCCCTCGCGGGCGGCCCCGACTTCCGGCAGGCCGTCACCGCCTTCGCCGCCAAACGTCCCGCGCTTTTCCATCGACCCGCCTGA
- a CDS encoding SDR family NAD(P)-dependent oxidoreductase: protein MSGPERARGQGDALLESADPGTGAAPIPARPGAPLAGRIALVTGGSRGVGRAVALRLAREGAAVAVNYRRDSAAADEVVALIRQSGGRAASYRAAIGDDDAVAEMVTGITGDLGPVDLLVSNAGSASKGATVENTAQADFAALMRVHAFGPIGLIQALLPGMRKAAAGPIGRGDIVMISSNSTTTTPAGAAPYTMAKAAMETCVRTLAREERPRGIHANIVAPGLVATEMGKRLVSAARGTDLADLAATSPFGRVCAPEDVAGTVAFLVSGDAGYLTGQRLTVDGGGPDAELF from the coding sequence ATGAGCGGGCCGGAAAGGGCGCGCGGTCAGGGAGATGCGCTGCTCGAGTCCGCCGACCCGGGCACGGGCGCGGCGCCGATTCCCGCCCGGCCGGGAGCGCCGCTGGCCGGGCGGATCGCGCTGGTCACCGGCGGATCGCGCGGGGTGGGGCGAGCGGTCGCGCTGCGGCTGGCCCGCGAGGGCGCCGCGGTCGCGGTGAACTACCGCCGCGATTCCGCCGCCGCGGACGAGGTGGTCGCGTTGATCCGGCAATCCGGTGGCCGCGCGGCGAGCTACCGGGCCGCCATCGGCGACGACGACGCGGTCGCCGAGATGGTCACGGGGATCACCGGCGATCTCGGCCCGGTCGACCTGCTGGTCAGCAATGCCGGCTCGGCGAGCAAGGGCGCCACCGTCGAGAACACCGCGCAGGCCGACTTCGCCGCGCTCATGCGCGTGCACGCCTTCGGCCCGATCGGGCTGATCCAGGCGTTGCTGCCCGGCATGCGCAAAGCCGCGGCGGGCCCGATCGGCCGTGGCGACATCGTCATGATCTCCAGCAACTCCACCACGACCACCCCGGCCGGCGCCGCCCCCTACACGATGGCGAAAGCCGCCATGGAGACCTGCGTCCGCACCCTCGCCCGCGAGGAACGCCCGCGCGGCATCCACGCCAACATCGTTGCCCCCGGCCTGGTCGCCACCGAGATGGGCAAGCGCCTGGTCTCCGCCGCGCGCGGCACCGACCTCGCCGACCTGGCCGCGACCTCGCCCTTCGGCCGCGTCTGCGCCCCCGAGGACGTCGCGGGCACCGTCGCCTTCCTGGTCTCCGGCGACGCCGGCTACCTCACCGGCCAGCGCCTCACCGTCGACGGCGGCGGCCCCGACGCGGAGCTCTTCTGA
- a CDS encoding class I SAM-dependent methyltransferase: protein MTDPRLLDHAALEQSSVVANNAMNRGRGLSGVNSYTRDLGFDPFALLGSRLPATVSWIDVCCGSGRALLEAEARFAAELPDADVTLLGIDLVGYFQSSPRTSRLRLHTASAHDRHPAPPADLVTCVHGLHYIGDKLALLTTMAGWLTPGGTLAAHFDPGSIRHRDGSSAARHVLAEFRSAGIDYDNRKHLVTARGPATPHFPATYLGADDKAGPGYTGQPAVTSYYDW from the coding sequence ATGACCGATCCCCGGCTGCTCGACCACGCGGCGCTCGAGCAGTCGTCGGTGGTGGCGAACAACGCGATGAATCGCGGACGGGGGCTGTCCGGGGTGAACAGCTACACCCGCGACCTCGGCTTCGACCCGTTCGCCCTGCTCGGCTCGCGGCTGCCCGCCACGGTGAGCTGGATCGACGTGTGCTGCGGTTCGGGTCGAGCGCTACTCGAAGCGGAAGCCCGGTTCGCCGCGGAGTTGCCGGACGCCGACGTCACGCTGCTCGGCATCGACCTGGTCGGCTACTTCCAGAGTTCACCGCGAACCTCTCGGCTGCGACTCCACACCGCCAGCGCGCACGACCGGCACCCCGCACCCCCCGCCGACCTCGTGACCTGCGTACACGGACTGCACTACATCGGCGACAAACTAGCCCTCCTGACCACCATGGCCGGCTGGCTCACCCCCGGCGGAACCCTCGCCGCCCACTTCGACCCCGGCAGTATCCGGCACCGCGACGGCTCCTCGGCGGCACGCCACGTGCTCGCCGAATTCCGCAGCGCCGGAATCGACTACGACAACCGCAAACACCTCGTCACCGCGCGCGGCCCGGCTACACCGCACTTCCCGGCAACCTACCTCGGTGCCGACGACAAAGCGGGCCCCGGCTACACCGGCCAGCCCGCCGTCACCTCGTACTACGACTGGTGA
- a CDS encoding erythromycin esterase family protein, which yields MSQDIRDFLTPSCTLLGLGEPTHQEPVFGHLRNDLFATLVRLGFRSIALETDRVAALAVDDFVRDGTGTPADVLRAGFSHGFGALEPNRELVARMRAYNEGRPAGDRLSFHGFDAPTENTTAPSPRRYLEYAAGYLDIDLAGTDFGPDERWDRPEAILDATRSIGDSAEAARLRALADDLLGTLHARAPELIAATSRAAWHRARTHLTAGIGLLRYHRQAARRVGEGARISGLLATRDEVMARNLLDIRDLEADRGPTLVFANNAHLQRNPSSMRMAGMELGWWSAGAIADALLGARYRVLLGSLGSSDALRLGAPEPGTYEGTLRREFPAWGLTATVAPALTRTDTRPDQGYAPLDQPLVDAADGVLYLDSGAALDR from the coding sequence ATGAGTCAGGACATCCGAGATTTCCTCACCCCGTCGTGCACGCTGCTCGGACTGGGCGAGCCGACCCATCAGGAGCCCGTCTTCGGACATCTCCGCAACGACCTGTTCGCCACCCTCGTGCGGCTGGGGTTCCGCTCCATCGCGCTGGAGACCGACCGGGTGGCCGCGCTCGCGGTCGACGACTTCGTGCGCGACGGCACCGGGACGCCGGCCGACGTCCTGCGCGCCGGCTTCTCGCACGGCTTCGGGGCACTGGAACCGAACCGGGAGCTGGTCGCCCGGATGCGTGCCTACAACGAGGGCCGCCCCGCCGGGGATCGCCTCTCCTTCCACGGCTTCGACGCCCCGACCGAGAACACCACCGCGCCCAGCCCGCGCCGGTACCTCGAGTACGCCGCCGGATACCTCGACATCGACCTGGCCGGAACCGATTTCGGTCCCGACGAGCGCTGGGACCGGCCGGAGGCGATCCTGGACGCCACCCGGTCGATCGGCGACAGCGCGGAGGCCGCCCGGCTGCGCGCCCTGGCCGACGACCTGCTCGGCACCCTGCACGCCCGCGCCCCCGAGTTGATCGCGGCGACCTCCCGTGCCGCCTGGCACCGGGCCCGCACCCACCTCACCGCCGGGATCGGGCTGCTGCGCTACCACCGGCAAGCCGCGCGGCGGGTCGGGGAGGGCGCTCGGATCTCCGGGTTGCTCGCCACCAGGGACGAGGTCATGGCCCGGAACCTGCTCGACATCCGCGACCTGGAAGCGGACCGCGGGCCCACCCTGGTCTTCGCGAACAACGCGCACCTGCAACGCAATCCGAGCAGCATGCGCATGGCCGGGATGGAGCTCGGCTGGTGGTCGGCGGGCGCTATCGCCGATGCGCTGCTCGGCGCGCGGTACCGGGTGCTGCTCGGCAGTCTCGGGAGCAGCGACGCGCTCCGGCTCGGCGCGCCCGAGCCGGGCACGTACGAGGGAACCCTGCGGCGGGAGTTCCCGGCGTGGGGGCTGACCGCGACGGTCGCGCCCGCCCTGACCCGCACCGATACCAGGCCCGACCAGGGCTACGCCCCGCTCGACCAACCCCTCGTCGACGCGGCCGACGGCGTGCTGTACCTCGACAGCGGGGCCGCGCTCGACCGCTGA
- a CDS encoding zinc-dependent alcohol dehydrogenase — protein MKRLLLTGPGALTWDETPEPVLTEPDQALVRPIAVATCDIDPAVLRGALPLPGPYPFGHEGVAEVVAVGDEVRSVAPGDRVVVPFQISCGTCEPCTRGRTGNCASHPPLSTFGLGTLGGLGWGGLWADLALIPHADAMLVPLPAGIDPAAVASASDNIPDAYRAVGPQLADRPGAEVLVVGGGAAPSIGLYAAGLAVALGSERVVYTDRSPERLAIAAALGAEAVEGDPGKELGRFPITVEARGGGQALRAAIEATGYDGWCTSVSVQFEDVALPVFGMYNRCCTFHTGRAHARPAIPLVLDLVAAGRFDPALVTTATVPWDGSAEALLDTPLKLVAVR, from the coding sequence ATGAAGCGACTGCTGCTGACCGGTCCCGGGGCGCTCACCTGGGACGAGACCCCGGAACCCGTTCTGACCGAACCGGATCAGGCGTTGGTCCGGCCGATAGCGGTGGCGACCTGCGATATCGATCCGGCGGTCCTGCGCGGCGCCCTCCCGCTGCCCGGCCCGTACCCGTTCGGGCACGAGGGGGTCGCCGAGGTGGTCGCGGTGGGCGACGAGGTGCGCTCGGTCGCCCCCGGCGATCGGGTGGTCGTGCCGTTCCAGATCTCCTGCGGCACGTGCGAACCGTGCACCCGGGGCCGCACCGGCAACTGCGCGAGCCACCCACCGCTCTCCACCTTCGGCCTCGGCACGCTCGGCGGGCTCGGCTGGGGCGGGCTCTGGGCCGACCTCGCGCTGATCCCGCACGCCGACGCCATGCTGGTGCCGCTGCCTGCGGGGATCGACCCCGCCGCCGTGGCCAGTGCCAGCGACAACATCCCGGACGCGTATCGCGCGGTCGGCCCGCAGCTGGCGGATCGACCGGGTGCGGAGGTGCTGGTGGTCGGCGGCGGCGCGGCGCCGTCGATCGGGTTGTACGCGGCCGGGCTCGCGGTCGCGCTCGGCTCGGAGCGGGTCGTCTACACCGACAGGTCGCCGGAGCGGCTCGCGATCGCGGCTGCGCTCGGCGCCGAGGCCGTGGAGGGGGATCCGGGAAAGGAGCTGGGCCGGTTCCCGATCACGGTGGAGGCACGCGGCGGCGGGCAGGCGCTGCGGGCGGCGATCGAGGCGACCGGGTACGACGGCTGGTGCACCAGCGTCAGCGTGCAGTTCGAGGACGTCGCGCTGCCGGTGTTCGGCATGTACAACCGCTGCTGCACCTTCCACACCGGCCGCGCGCACGCCCGCCCGGCCATCCCGCTGGTACTCGACCTGGTCGCCGCGGGCCGCTTCGATCCCGCGCTCGTCACCACCGCCACCGTGCCCTGGGACGGGTCCGCCGAGGCGCTTCTCGACACCCCGCTGAAACTCGTCGCCGTGCGCTGA
- a CDS encoding phosphotransferase family protein — protein MDTFLDDLTTTLDTALGAAGTLRLTEVDRRGEGNSWETYLVGVKWDGGEADYAVKRRPLSGIVAEYDVEREVALLGAAASLGLPVPAVITHDPELARGFFVMAKVTGAIPLPGTVTRLVPAERREPLGRQIARAMALLHAADPAALGLERLGPVPAADRTGARESAEWAGHYREVADIRTPILDLALAWLEHRADRVSGRVALVHNDFRIGNLVVRDDGLAAVLDWETAHFSDPAADIAWFAQRTSRGRSPLLCKLIALEPFLDEYEAAAGWRPSAETLTWWAVQSLTKTAIGCLQAVRVYNRGERDDLRYAAMANSVYYSLGWLGQMLRDGEWGK, from the coding sequence ATGGACACCTTCCTGGACGACCTGACCACCACCCTCGACACCGCGCTCGGCGCCGCGGGCACCCTCCGCCTCACCGAGGTGGACCGGCGCGGCGAGGGCAACTCGTGGGAGACCTACCTGGTCGGTGTGAAATGGGACGGCGGCGAGGCCGATTACGCCGTCAAGCGCAGGCCGCTCAGCGGCATCGTCGCCGAGTACGACGTCGAACGCGAGGTCGCGCTGCTCGGCGCCGCCGCCTCGCTCGGGCTGCCGGTGCCCGCGGTGATCACCCACGACCCGGAGCTCGCCCGCGGCTTCTTCGTCATGGCGAAGGTGACCGGCGCGATCCCGCTGCCCGGCACCGTGACCCGGCTCGTGCCCGCCGAGCGCAGGGAACCGCTCGGCAGGCAGATCGCCCGCGCCATGGCGCTGCTGCACGCCGCCGACCCGGCAGCGCTCGGGCTCGAGCGCCTCGGCCCGGTCCCCGCCGCCGACCGCACCGGTGCGCGGGAGAGCGCGGAGTGGGCGGGGCACTACCGCGAGGTCGCCGACATCCGGACCCCGATTCTGGATCTTGCCCTGGCCTGGCTCGAGCACCGAGCCGATCGGGTCTCCGGCCGGGTAGCGCTGGTGCACAACGACTTCCGCATCGGCAACCTCGTGGTCCGCGACGACGGGCTCGCCGCCGTACTGGACTGGGAGACCGCGCACTTCTCCGATCCGGCCGCCGATATCGCCTGGTTCGCCCAGCGCACCAGCCGCGGCCGCTCGCCGCTGCTGTGCAAGCTCATCGCGCTCGAGCCGTTCCTCGACGAGTACGAGGCGGCGGCGGGCTGGCGGCCATCGGCGGAGACGCTCACCTGGTGGGCGGTGCAGTCGCTGACCAAGACGGCCATCGGCTGCCTGCAGGCGGTGCGCGTCTACAACCGCGGGGAGCGCGACGACCTTCGCTACGCCGCCATGGCGAACAGCGTGTACTACAGCCTCGGCTGGCTCGGGCAGATGCTGCGCGACGGCGAATGGGGGAAGTGA
- a CDS encoding alpha/beta hydrolase gives MTPTTLEEAETAWTSVFGDGRLPLDQLRRNLDAMMSETPVPPDVPVTSDTVAAVPCLRVGTGTRTLVWFHGGGYVMGSPHGYRAAAATLSAALDAQVLLPDYRLAPEHPFPAAFDDATAVLTALSSGDNLIAGGDSAGGGLVLAATVAARDRGAAVPSAVIAVSPLADFTASGDSFTTNAATDPVISARALRGLAASYLRGHDPRDPRVSPLFGAFHDLPPILFLAGDREALRDDAVRMHATARAGGNRGALSIRPDACHAWTLFAGLPQARRALAEMTDFVNGALP, from the coding sequence ATGACGCCGACCACCCTCGAGGAAGCCGAAACCGCCTGGACCTCGGTCTTCGGCGACGGACGCCTTCCCCTGGACCAGCTCCGGCGCAACCTCGACGCCATGATGTCCGAAACCCCCGTGCCACCGGATGTCCCGGTCACGAGCGACACCGTCGCCGCCGTGCCGTGCCTGCGGGTCGGCACCGGCACCCGGACCCTGGTCTGGTTCCACGGCGGCGGCTACGTCATGGGCAGTCCGCACGGCTACCGCGCCGCCGCCGCGACCCTCTCCGCCGCGCTCGACGCCCAGGTACTCCTCCCGGACTACCGGCTGGCCCCGGAGCACCCCTTCCCGGCCGCCTTCGACGACGCCACCGCCGTCCTCACCGCCCTGAGCTCCGGCGACAACCTGATCGCGGGCGGGGACTCGGCGGGCGGCGGCCTGGTCCTCGCCGCCACCGTCGCCGCCCGCGACCGCGGCGCTGCCGTGCCGAGCGCCGTCATCGCCGTCTCCCCCCTGGCCGACTTCACCGCCTCCGGCGACAGCTTCACCACCAACGCCGCCACCGACCCGGTCATCAGCGCCCGAGCCCTGCGCGGCCTCGCCGCGAGCTACCTCCGGGGCCACGACCCCCGCGACCCCCGCGTCTCCCCGCTCTTCGGCGCCTTCCACGACCTGCCCCCGATCCTGTTCCTGGCCGGCGACCGCGAGGCCCTGCGCGACGACGCCGTCCGCATGCACGCCACCGCCCGCGCCGGGGGCAACCGGGGCGCGCTCTCGATCCGCCCCGATGCCTGCCACGCCTGGACCCTCTTCGCCGGCCTGCCCCAGGCCCGCCGGGCCCTGGCCGAGATGACCGACTTCGTGAACGGAGCCCTGCCGTGA
- a CDS encoding lipoprotein LpqH has translation MRINRLAATTAAAAAALALLVTGCSDNSTDNPAPTSKAAPAAPSAGNSTAKVDGTTVDARFDTTCAKQGGTLALALTDLNNTTYGNFSVSATLQGEDTVQAVAIAGTKGGNSGTPYAVGYGAGAPGGSAKVTKNGTTYTVTGEGVGGVDLTNPLAGPKNIPFEITFACTTVVNG, from the coding sequence ATGCGCATCAACCGCCTCGCCGCCACCACCGCCGCCGCGGCCGCCGCCCTCGCCCTGCTCGTCACCGGCTGCAGCGACAACAGCACCGACAACCCGGCCCCCACCAGCAAGGCCGCGCCCGCCGCCCCCTCCGCGGGCAACTCCACCGCCAAGGTCGACGGCACGACCGTCGACGCCCGCTTCGACACCACCTGCGCCAAGCAGGGCGGCACCCTCGCCCTGGCCCTCACCGACCTGAACAACACCACCTACGGCAACTTCAGCGTCTCGGCCACCCTCCAGGGCGAGGACACCGTCCAGGCCGTCGCCATCGCCGGAACCAAGGGCGGCAACAGCGGCACCCCCTACGCCGTCGGCTACGGCGCAGGCGCCCCCGGCGGCTCGGCCAAGGTCACCAAGAACGGCACCACCTACACCGTCACCGGCGAAGGCGTCGGCGGGGTCGACCTCACCAACCCCCTCGCAGGCCCGAAGAACATCCCCTTCGAGATCACCTTCGCCTGCACCACCGTCGTCAACGGCTGA
- a CDS encoding acyl-CoA dehydrogenase family protein translates to MSVEQLTAPTEHPAYKDFAEVVARVIAPRAVEVDGSAIPRSHLEALREVGYFSWPVPVEHGGAGLPAAVQNAADDLLFGTDPSTALGLSQHAGPIGQILTSKTPAALALLPALAKGERIGGAGFAQIRHWPSRSSTTATEVAGGYRIDGIVRWLSGWGLVDTAWLGAVDEANHTYVFGVGDLTQPGITPEPLRLAAVQGSRTVSLRLHGYFLPDEFITEVVDIDAWDATDGTVHPNERHRKPEAAKYPAAGPVGLARAALRDALVAHPDEPSLLALASAVEKAAVTPLPEPYWRAQLDQLAVRATTAALVAGGGQSLVIDSIAQVRARAALFLQVRGLSPRVRTARFERLAS, encoded by the coding sequence ATGAGCGTCGAGCAGTTGACAGCACCGACCGAGCATCCCGCGTACAAGGATTTCGCGGAGGTGGTCGCGAGGGTGATCGCGCCGCGCGCGGTCGAGGTGGACGGGAGCGCGATCCCGCGCTCGCACCTGGAGGCGCTGCGGGAGGTCGGGTACTTCTCGTGGCCGGTGCCGGTCGAGCACGGCGGTGCCGGGCTGCCCGCGGCGGTGCAGAATGCGGCGGACGATCTGCTGTTCGGGACCGACCCGTCGACGGCGCTCGGGCTGAGCCAGCACGCGGGCCCGATCGGGCAGATCCTCACCTCGAAGACGCCGGCGGCGCTCGCGCTGCTGCCCGCGCTGGCGAAGGGGGAGCGGATCGGCGGCGCGGGGTTCGCGCAGATCAGGCACTGGCCGAGCAGGTCGAGTACGACGGCGACCGAGGTGGCGGGCGGGTATCGGATCGACGGGATCGTGCGCTGGCTCTCCGGCTGGGGGCTGGTGGACACCGCCTGGCTCGGGGCGGTGGACGAGGCGAACCACACCTACGTGTTCGGCGTCGGCGACCTGACACAGCCCGGGATCACCCCCGAGCCGCTGCGGCTGGCGGCGGTGCAGGGATCGCGGACGGTCTCGCTGCGGCTGCACGGCTACTTCCTGCCGGACGAATTCATCACCGAGGTCGTCGATATCGACGCCTGGGACGCCACCGACGGCACCGTGCACCCGAACGAGCGGCACAGGAAGCCGGAGGCGGCGAAGTATCCGGCCGCCGGGCCGGTCGGATTGGCGCGGGCGGCGCTGCGGGACGCGCTGGTCGCGCATCCGGACGAGCCGTCGCTGCTGGCCCTGGCGTCGGCGGTCGAGAAGGCGGCGGTGACGCCGCTTCCGGAGCCGTACTGGCGGGCGCAACTCGATCAGCTCGCGGTGCGCGCGACCACCGCCGCGCTCGTCGCCGGTGGCGGACAGAGCCTGGTGATCGACAGCATCGCGCAGGTCCGGGCCCGGGCGGCGCTGTTCCTCCAGGTGCGGGGGCTCTCACCCAGGGTGCGGACCGCGCGATTCGAGCGGCTCGCGAGCTGA
- a CDS encoding sensor domain-containing diguanylate cyclase has translation MSTTGVALPEVVFEALTGHAIRDLTAEPFAPAAGAGLGAALVDAGLTDPAAPIASAPVLLAIAGSVGRAEVAAGYLVALGQGHQARRTESVLPDERARRLRILFDNSAAAIAIGDTEGRILEANRSLADMIGIAPDALDGISVYDFAHPDDHEHIRTLLYEQLIPAGKGTVSLKQRLVRADGSIGWMNIGITFAKGTADGDPDYLVAVGADVTDQYRHQAELHHQARHDPLTGLPNRRHLMETVNRYSATADDGALAGLCFLDLDRFKQINDRFGHTVGDKVLSAVAARLHADTREHGDHLIARIGGDEFVALITPPTTADRVAAISRRLAAVFREPVLADGHRLPVTASIGTITTRIARNGAESLLAAADAGLYYAKRNRSSEPVPAPDPNAFDAAAAFELAQAVTRPLR, from the coding sequence GTGAGCACCACCGGGGTCGCGCTCCCCGAGGTCGTGTTCGAGGCGCTGACCGGCCACGCCATCCGCGATCTCACCGCCGAGCCGTTCGCGCCCGCCGCAGGCGCCGGGCTGGGCGCGGCGCTCGTCGACGCCGGGCTCACCGATCCGGCCGCGCCGATCGCCTCCGCGCCGGTGCTGCTCGCCATCGCGGGCAGCGTGGGCCGGGCCGAGGTCGCGGCGGGGTATCTGGTGGCGCTGGGTCAGGGGCATCAGGCGCGGCGCACCGAATCGGTACTCCCGGACGAGCGGGCGCGCCGGCTCCGCATCCTCTTCGACAACTCGGCCGCCGCCATCGCCATCGGCGACACCGAGGGCCGCATCCTCGAGGCCAACCGCAGCCTCGCCGACATGATCGGCATCGCCCCCGACGCGCTGGACGGCATCTCGGTCTACGACTTCGCGCACCCCGACGACCACGAACACATCCGCACCCTGCTCTACGAGCAGCTGATCCCGGCCGGAAAGGGCACGGTCTCGCTCAAGCAGCGGCTGGTGCGCGCGGACGGCTCGATCGGCTGGATGAACATCGGCATCACCTTCGCCAAGGGCACCGCCGACGGCGACCCGGACTACCTGGTCGCCGTCGGCGCCGACGTCACAGACCAGTACCGGCACCAGGCCGAGCTGCACCACCAGGCCAGGCACGACCCGCTCACCGGCCTGCCCAACCGCAGGCACCTCATGGAGACTGTCAACCGCTACAGCGCCACCGCCGACGACGGCGCGCTGGCCGGGCTCTGCTTCCTCGACCTCGACCGCTTCAAGCAGATCAACGACCGGTTCGGGCACACCGTCGGCGACAAGGTACTCTCCGCGGTCGCCGCCCGCCTGCACGCCGACACCCGCGAGCACGGCGACCACCTGATCGCCCGGATCGGCGGTGACGAGTTCGTCGCGCTCATCACCCCGCCCACCACCGCCGACCGCGTCGCCGCCATTTCCCGGCGGCTCGCCGCGGTCTTCCGCGAACCGGTGCTCGCCGACGGCCACCGGCTGCCGGTGACCGCGAGCATCGGCACGATCACCACCCGGATCGCCCGCAACGGCGCCGAATCGCTGCTCGCCGCCGCCGATGCCGGGCTCTACTACGCCAAGCGCAATCGTTCGTCCGAACCGGTCCCCGCGCCGGACCCGAACGCCTTCGATGCCGCCGCGGCGTTCGAGCTGGCGCAGGCCGTCACCCGGCCCCTGCGCTGA
- a CDS encoding MerR family transcriptional regulator: MTTLRPSNLAREHGISTQAVRNYERDGFLPPAERTPSGYRIYTQRHAAALRAYLALVAATGHEPAGRIMTALHAGDVELALAVLADGHTRFLRDRDTLDQVRRAIGHLTAQREHQGISGIRSIGELAHRLRLSPATLRTWERAGILVPGRDRATGHRIFRAADVRDAELAHLLRRGGYPLRHIATVVDQVRTAGGTGELAAALDGWQRALTARGRALLRAAARLDAYLEG, encoded by the coding sequence GTGACAACACTGCGCCCCTCCAACCTGGCCCGCGAGCACGGCATCTCCACCCAGGCCGTCCGCAACTACGAGCGCGACGGCTTCCTCCCGCCTGCCGAGCGCACCCCCAGCGGCTACCGCATCTACACCCAGCGCCACGCCGCCGCGCTGCGCGCCTACCTCGCCCTCGTCGCCGCCACCGGCCACGAACCCGCGGGCAGGATCATGACGGCACTGCACGCGGGCGACGTGGAGCTGGCACTGGCCGTGCTCGCCGACGGGCACACCCGCTTCCTCCGCGACCGCGACACCCTGGACCAGGTGCGCCGGGCGATCGGCCACCTCACGGCGCAACGCGAACACCAGGGAATCTCCGGCATCCGCAGTATCGGCGAACTCGCCCACCGGCTCCGGCTCAGCCCCGCCACGCTCCGCACCTGGGAGCGTGCGGGCATTCTCGTCCCGGGCCGGGATCGGGCGACCGGGCACCGGATCTTCCGCGCGGCCGATGTCCGCGATGCCGAACTCGCGCACCTGCTGCGCCGCGGCGGCTACCCGCTGCGGCACATCGCCACGGTGGTGGACCAGGTCCGCACGGCGGGCGGCACCGGGGAACTCGCCGCCGCGCTCGACGGCTGGCAGCGGGCACTCACGGCACGCGGACGCGCCCTGCTGCGCGCGGCGGCCAGGCTGGACGCCTACCTCGAAGGGTGA
- a CDS encoding 3,4-dihydroxy-2-butanone-4-phosphate synthase → MTAITAVRPGAELASGHTVVLLDPHTGEGHLVLAAEHATTAALAFLIRHTSGFVEVALGDADCARLHLPSMWSLPGAAGTARDHTVTLDAVDGITTGISAADRARTIRAMADPATGPADFTRPGHVAPVRAHGTGALADLVVELAADAGARPIAAFAALVSPGHPALLADAADCRAFAEQHGLLVLAP, encoded by the coding sequence ATGACCGCGATCACCGCCGTTCGCCCCGGCGCCGAGCTCGCCTCCGGCCACACCGTCGTGCTGCTCGACCCGCACACCGGCGAGGGGCACCTGGTGCTCGCCGCCGAGCACGCCACCACCGCTGCCCTTGCCTTCCTGATCCGCCACACGTCGGGTTTCGTGGAGGTCGCGCTCGGCGACGCCGACTGCGCCCGGCTGCATCTGCCGTCGATGTGGAGCCTGCCCGGCGCGGCGGGCACCGCCCGCGATCACACCGTCACCCTGGACGCCGTCGACGGCATCACCACCGGCATCTCCGCCGCGGACCGCGCCCGCACCATCCGCGCCATGGCCGACCCGGCGACCGGCCCCGCCGATTTCACCCGCCCCGGCCACGTCGCCCCGGTCCGCGCCCACGGCACCGGCGCGCTCGCCGATCTCGTCGTCGAGCTGGCAGCCGATGCCGGTGCCCGCCCGATCGCCGCCTTCGCCGCGCTCGTCTCACCCGGGCACCCGGCATTGCTGGCGGACGCCGCCGACTGCCGCGCCTTCGCCGAGCAGCACGGGCTGCTCGTGCTGGCGCCGTGA